Proteins from a single region of Pseudomonas fulva:
- a CDS encoding TRAP transporter permease encodes MSDHPGLTGNPSQWPKAVFYVAILFSVYQIIGAAFHPFSSQVLRAGHVGFVLLMVYLCFPMRGQGRPWMPLAWVLGLAGLGTALYQWYFEADLVQRSGDLTSSDMVVGVALLVLVFEASRRVMGLALPVICGCFLAYGLFGEHLPGDLAHRGYDFDQIINQLSFGTEGFYGTPTYVSGTYIFLFILFGAFLEQAGMIRLFTDFAMGMFGHKTGGPAKVSVVTSALMGTITGSGVANVVTTGQFTIPLMKRFGYKGTFAAAVEASASMGSQIMPPIMGAVAFIMAETINVPYVEIAKAALIPALLWFGSIFWTVHLEAQRLKLTGLPKEECPDPFAAIKQRWYLLIPLGVLVYLLFAGFTPMFSGTVGLALTAIVILGTAIVMRASNLWLKIAFWIALGLVSSAFLKFGIGVVFGVIAVLVAGCFYVKGGRETLRACVWALADGARHAIPVAVACILVGVIIGVVSLTGIATTFAGYIMAIGKDNLFLSLVLTMLTCLVLGMGIPTIPNYIITSAIAAPALLELGVPLIVSHMFVFYFGLMADLTPPVALACFAAGSIAKENGLKISLWSVRIAACGFVVPFMAVYDPALLMQGDDWGAILYMLIKSVFAVGLWGMAVVGYFSAPMRAWERLLVFAAGASLVIPASVFSYDLLGLYSVTTDEIGFLIAAVVIALHVLRARRQPAMAAA; translated from the coding sequence ATGAGCGATCATCCAGGTCTGACCGGCAACCCCAGTCAGTGGCCCAAGGCCGTGTTCTACGTCGCGATCCTGTTTTCGGTCTACCAGATCATCGGGGCCGCCTTCCATCCGTTCTCCAGCCAGGTGCTGCGCGCCGGGCACGTCGGTTTCGTGTTGCTGATGGTCTATCTGTGCTTCCCCATGCGTGGCCAGGGCCGGCCATGGATGCCGCTGGCCTGGGTGCTGGGCCTGGCGGGATTGGGCACGGCGCTTTACCAGTGGTACTTCGAGGCGGACCTGGTCCAGCGTTCGGGCGACCTCACCTCCTCTGACATGGTGGTGGGCGTGGCCTTGCTGGTGCTGGTATTCGAGGCGTCGCGCCGGGTCATGGGCCTGGCCCTGCCGGTCATCTGCGGCTGCTTCCTGGCCTATGGTCTGTTCGGCGAGCACCTGCCGGGCGACCTGGCGCACCGTGGTTATGACTTCGACCAGATCATCAACCAGCTGTCGTTCGGCACCGAAGGGTTCTACGGCACGCCGACCTATGTGTCGGGCACCTATATCTTCCTGTTCATCCTGTTTGGCGCCTTTCTCGAACAGGCGGGGATGATCAGGCTGTTCACCGATTTCGCCATGGGCATGTTCGGTCACAAGACCGGTGGCCCGGCCAAGGTCTCGGTGGTGACCTCGGCGCTGATGGGTACCATCACCGGTTCGGGCGTGGCCAACGTGGTCACCACCGGCCAGTTCACCATCCCGCTGATGAAGCGCTTCGGCTACAAGGGCACCTTCGCCGCGGCGGTGGAAGCCTCGGCCAGCATGGGCAGCCAGATCATGCCGCCGATCATGGGCGCCGTGGCGTTCATCATGGCCGAGACCATCAACGTGCCGTACGTGGAGATCGCCAAGGCGGCGCTGATCCCGGCCCTGCTGTGGTTCGGCTCGATCTTCTGGACCGTGCACCTGGAGGCCCAGCGCCTGAAGCTGACCGGCCTGCCGAAAGAGGAATGCCCGGACCCGTTCGCGGCCATCAAGCAGCGCTGGTACCTGCTGATCCCGCTGGGCGTGCTGGTGTACCTGCTGTTCGCCGGCTTCACCCCGATGTTCTCCGGCACCGTGGGTCTGGCCCTGACCGCCATCGTGATTCTCGGCACGGCGATCGTCATGCGTGCCAGCAACCTGTGGTTGAAGATCGCCTTCTGGATCGCCCTGGGGCTGGTCAGCTCCGCCTTCCTCAAGTTCGGCATCGGCGTTGTGTTCGGGGTGATCGCGGTGCTGGTCGCCGGCTGCTTCTACGTCAAGGGCGGGCGGGAAACCCTGCGCGCCTGCGTGTGGGCCCTGGCCGACGGCGCGCGCCATGCGATCCCGGTGGCGGTGGCATGCATCCTGGTGGGGGTGATCATCGGTGTGGTGTCGCTGACCGGCATCGCCACCACCTTCGCCGGTTACATCATGGCCATCGGCAAGGACAACCTGTTCCTGTCGCTGGTACTGACCATGCTCACCTGCCTGGTCCTCGGCATGGGTATTCCGACCATTCCCAACTACATCATCACCAGCGCCATCGCCGCGCCGGCGTTGCTGGAACTGGGCGTGCCGCTGATCGTCTCGCACATGTTCGTCTTCTACTTCGGCCTGATGGCCGACCTGACGCCGCCGGTGGCGCTGGCCTGCTTCGCAGCGGGGTCGATCGCCAAGGAGAACGGTTTGAAGATCAGCCTGTGGTCGGTGCGCATCGCCGCGTGCGGCTTCGTGGTGCCGTTCATGGCGGTGTACGACCCGGCGCTGCTGATGCAGGGCGACGACTGGGGCGCGATCCTCTACATGCTGATCAAGTCGGTGTTTGCCGTCGGCTTGTGGGGCATGGCGGTGGTCGGCTATTTCTCGGCGCCGATGCGTGCGTGGGAGCGGCTGCTGGTGTTCGCTGCCGGTGCTTCGCTGGTGATTCCGGCCTCGGTGTTCAGCTACGACCTGCTCGGGCTGTACAGCGTGACCACTGACGAAATCGGCTTCCTGATCGCCGCCGTGGTGATCGCCCTGCATGTGCTGCGCGCCCGTCGCCAGCCGGCCATGGCGGCCGCTTGA
- a CDS encoding DUF1850 domain-containing protein, translating to MIGLCLGLAGTVWATLPVPSFTLAWNHSIEKIRWEEDYRVTPAGLLLGEARVRGSGAGMEIPDDAERRDGAWHYQRQLPPLQPLRLGRTPEAGDYQLCDAEGCKPFSEWLGPPKASQPVVELWSCELTDP from the coding sequence TTGATCGGCCTTTGCCTGGGCCTGGCGGGGACGGTATGGGCGACGCTACCCGTGCCGTCCTTCACCCTGGCCTGGAACCACAGCATCGAGAAGATCCGCTGGGAGGAGGACTACCGCGTCACCCCGGCCGGGCTGCTGCTCGGCGAGGCGCGGGTACGCGGCAGCGGCGCCGGCATGGAGATTCCGGATGACGCCGAACGGCGTGATGGCGCCTGGCATTACCAGCGCCAGCTGCCGCCCCTGCAGCCGCTACGTCTCGGGCGCACGCCCGAGGCGGGTGACTATCAGCTGTGCGATGCCGAGGGTTGCAAGCCTTTCAGCGAGTGGCTCGGGCCACCGAAGGCGAGTCAGCCGGTGGTGGAGTTGTGGAGCTGTGAGCTGACTGATCCTTGA
- a CDS encoding ion transporter: MNAPLPSSSTPWRLKLAEVMDGKPVQRLITVLILINAAILGMLTSKEIVAEWGWLLLPVDRFILAVFVVELALRFAARGIGLLRDPWAVFDCIVVGIALVPASGPFSVLRALRVLRVLRLVSINPNMRKVVQALLASLPGMGSIIMLMGLIFYVSAVMATQLFGERFPEWFGSLTASLYSLFQMMTLDSWSSGTVRPIMEVYPLAWLFFIPYVLIATFMMLNLFIAVLVNAMEDAQGPDPEAEARVRREEMILEELKALRAELSEMRRGQ, from the coding sequence ATGAACGCCCCCCTACCCTCTTCGAGCACCCCCTGGCGCCTGAAACTGGCCGAGGTCATGGATGGCAAGCCCGTGCAGCGCCTGATCACCGTGCTGATCCTGATCAACGCGGCGATCCTCGGCATGCTGACCTCCAAAGAGATCGTCGCCGAGTGGGGCTGGCTGCTGTTGCCTGTGGATAGGTTCATCCTGGCGGTGTTCGTGGTCGAGTTGGCGCTGCGTTTCGCGGCCCGGGGCATTGGCCTGCTGCGCGACCCGTGGGCGGTGTTCGATTGCATCGTGGTGGGCATCGCCCTGGTGCCGGCCAGCGGGCCGTTCAGCGTGCTGCGCGCCTTGCGCGTATTGCGGGTGCTGCGCCTGGTGTCGATCAACCCGAACATGCGCAAGGTGGTGCAGGCGCTGCTGGCTTCGCTGCCGGGCATGGGCAGCATCATCATGCTGATGGGGCTGATCTTCTACGTGTCGGCGGTGATGGCCACCCAGCTGTTCGGCGAGCGCTTTCCCGAGTGGTTCGGCAGCCTGACCGCCAGCCTGTATTCGCTGTTCCAGATGATGACCCTGGACAGCTGGTCGAGCGGCACGGTGCGGCCGATCATGGAGGTCTACCCGCTGGCCTGGCTGTTCTTCATCCCCTATGTGCTGATCGCCACCTTCATGATGCTCAACCTGTTTATCGCGGTGCTGGTCAACGCCATGGAGGATGCCCAGGGGCCTGACCCTGAAGCCGAGGCGCGGGTACGGCGCGAGGAGATGATCCTTGAGGAGTTGAAGGCCTTGCGGGCGGAGTTGAGCGAGATGCGCCGGGGGCAGTGA
- a CDS encoding GntR family transcriptional regulator has protein sequence MASHVIREVQRIYDAIYDAIVEQRLPPGTRLTELNLVEVFQANRNHIRSALRDLAHLKLVRLEMNRGAFVEEPTPQQAREVFAARRVIEKALIEEACRRMQAADRRAIEAHLQAELALGHEPAKPEFIRLSGDFHRLLARIAGNSTLGEMLEGLIARSSLIIALYERHDGVQCSHNEHEALAAALLDGDVQQATRCMEDHLLNIEQRLRLAPPVRGEVDLFKVFTSRPA, from the coding sequence ATGGCCAGTCACGTCATCCGTGAAGTGCAACGCATCTATGACGCGATCTACGATGCCATCGTCGAGCAGCGTCTGCCGCCTGGCACCCGCCTGACCGAACTCAACCTCGTCGAGGTGTTCCAGGCCAACCGCAATCACATCCGCAGTGCGTTGCGCGACCTGGCCCACCTCAAGCTGGTGCGCCTGGAGATGAACCGCGGCGCCTTCGTCGAAGAACCCACGCCGCAACAGGCCCGCGAAGTGTTCGCCGCTCGCCGGGTGATCGAAAAGGCGCTGATCGAGGAAGCCTGCAGGCGCATGCAGGCCGCTGACCGGCGCGCCATCGAAGCGCACCTGCAGGCTGAACTGGCTCTCGGTCATGAGCCGGCCAAACCCGAGTTCATCCGCCTGTCGGGCGACTTTCATCGCTTGCTGGCGCGTATCGCCGGCAACAGCACGCTGGGCGAAATGCTCGAAGGCCTGATTGCCCGTAGCTCGCTGATCATCGCCCTGTACGAGCGGCACGACGGCGTGCAGTGCTCGCACAACGAGCACGAGGCCCTGGCTGCAGCGCTGCTCGACGGCGATGTTCAACAGGCGACGCGGTGCATGGAGGACCACCTGCTGAATATCGAACAGCGTTTGCGCCTGGCCCCGCCGGTACGCGGCGAGGTCGATCTGTTCAAGGTGTTCACCAGCCGTCCGGCCTGA
- a CDS encoding ABC transporter ATP-binding protein — MSGKGQVELVAVHKAYGARVAVTDLHLRIPSGSYCCLLGPSGCGKSTTLRMLAGHEAVSDGDILMDNRNVTDFSPAQRGTAMMFQNYALFPHMSCLDNVAFGLRIAGMPRAERHARARELLALVNMQDYADSYPEQLSGGQQQRVALARALITQPDVVLLDEPLSALDPFLRIRMRKELKAIQKQLGLTFIHVTHSQEEAFALADLAVVMDGGRIQQVAPPRQLFEHPATSFVAQFIGGHSLMRGELGGREGDRVMLSVEGTGQGSLSLAQLGAQHAAAAAGTPLAFSVRCDHLDILPPGSAPPAGQFALPARVCDVEFQGAFIYVECLTASATPLMVYLADRQRQVPEIGAEVTLTWDAAHLNLFSPQHANPTEEVHR, encoded by the coding sequence ATGTCTGGAAAAGGTCAGGTCGAATTGGTGGCGGTGCACAAGGCCTACGGTGCGCGTGTGGCTGTCACCGATCTGCATCTGAGGATTCCCAGTGGCAGCTATTGCTGCCTGCTCGGCCCCAGCGGCTGCGGCAAGAGCACCACCTTGCGCATGCTGGCCGGCCACGAAGCGGTGAGCGACGGCGACATCCTCATGGATAACCGCAACGTCACCGATTTTTCGCCGGCCCAGCGCGGTACGGCGATGATGTTCCAGAACTACGCGCTGTTCCCGCACATGAGCTGCCTGGATAACGTCGCCTTCGGCCTGCGCATCGCCGGCATGCCCAGGGCCGAGCGCCACGCCAGAGCCCGCGAGCTGCTGGCGCTGGTCAATATGCAGGACTATGCCGACAGCTACCCCGAGCAGCTTTCCGGCGGCCAGCAGCAGCGCGTGGCACTGGCCCGGGCCTTGATTACCCAGCCGGACGTGGTGCTGCTCGACGAGCCACTGTCGGCCCTCGACCCGTTCTTGCGGATTCGCATGCGCAAGGAACTCAAGGCGATCCAGAAGCAGCTGGGGCTGACCTTCATCCACGTCACCCATTCCCAGGAAGAAGCCTTCGCCCTGGCCGACCTGGCGGTGGTGATGGACGGCGGCAGGATCCAGCAGGTCGCCCCGCCGCGGCAATTGTTCGAGCACCCGGCCACGTCCTTCGTCGCCCAGTTCATCGGTGGCCACAGCCTGATGCGCGGTGAGCTGGGTGGCCGCGAGGGTGATCGCGTGATGCTCAGCGTCGAGGGCACGGGGCAGGGCAGCCTGAGCCTGGCGCAACTGGGCGCCCAGCATGCTGCCGCCGCCGCGGGTACGCCACTGGCCTTCTCGGTACGCTGCGACCACCTGGACATCCTGCCGCCCGGCAGCGCGCCGCCGGCCGGGCAGTTTGCCCTGCCGGCGCGGGTCTGCGATGTCGAGTTCCAGGGCGCCTTCATCTATGTCGAATGCCTGACCGCCAGCGCTACGCCGCTGATGGTTTATCTGGCCGACCGCCAGCGTCAGGTGCCTGAAATAGGTGCCGAGGTCACCCTGACCTGGGACGCCGCGCACCTCAACCTGTTCTCCCCGCAACACGCCAACCCCACCGAGGAGGTTCACCGATGA
- a CDS encoding ABC transporter substrate-binding protein yields MSEHDDSTPQCPAEAPQVESAKGLSRRSLIKGLGVASAVAVGSGAISGFPMIWAQNIKNVTLRQFGTGVSNLNDIAMKAKEDLGITLQLTALDSDAVAQRAVTQPRSFDIADIEYWIGKKVYPSGTMQAMDTRRLKNFDKISRLFIDGKLTPESTIAQGTAPHTVGFVESADSLKFASEPTRWMTLVPTIYNADTLGIRPDLVGRPITHWRDILDPAFKGKTSILNIPSIGIMDAAMICESMGEIRYGDKGNMTRAEIDKTIAILMQAKKDGQFRAFWKSFDESVNLMASGEVVIQSMWSPAVAAVRSRGVPCTYQPLEEGYRAWGGGIGLAKHLSGLELDAAYEYIDWYLSGWVGAYLNRQGYYSAAPETSRQYMSADEWGFWMEGKAAQSDILSPDGKVMEKAGAVRDGGSYEQRMGSVACWNSVMDENRHMIRKWNEFIVS; encoded by the coding sequence ATGAGCGAGCACGACGACAGCACCCCGCAATGCCCCGCCGAAGCCCCGCAGGTGGAGTCCGCCAAGGGATTGTCCAGGCGCAGCCTGATCAAGGGCCTGGGGGTGGCCTCGGCGGTGGCCGTGGGTTCCGGCGCGATCAGCGGTTTTCCGATGATCTGGGCGCAGAACATCAAGAACGTCACCCTGCGCCAGTTCGGCACCGGGGTCTCCAACCTCAACGACATCGCCATGAAGGCCAAGGAAGACCTGGGCATCACCCTGCAGCTCACCGCCCTGGATTCCGACGCGGTGGCGCAGCGGGCGGTGACCCAGCCGCGCTCCTTCGACATTGCCGACATCGAGTACTGGATCGGCAAGAAGGTCTATCCATCCGGCACCATGCAGGCCATGGATACCAGGCGGCTGAAGAACTTCGACAAGATTTCCCGGCTGTTCATCGACGGCAAGCTGACCCCGGAATCGACCATCGCCCAGGGCACCGCGCCGCATACCGTGGGCTTCGTCGAAAGCGCCGATTCGCTGAAATTCGCCAGCGAACCGACCCGCTGGATGACCCTGGTGCCGACCATCTACAACGCCGACACCCTGGGCATACGCCCGGACCTGGTGGGCCGGCCGATCACCCATTGGCGCGACATCCTGGACCCGGCCTTCAAGGGCAAGACCTCGATCCTCAACATCCCGTCCATCGGCATCATGGATGCGGCGATGATCTGCGAGTCCATGGGCGAGATCCGTTACGGCGACAAGGGCAACATGACCCGCGCGGAGATCGACAAGACCATCGCCATCCTCATGCAGGCCAAGAAGGACGGCCAGTTCCGTGCCTTCTGGAAGAGCTTCGACGAGTCGGTGAACCTGATGGCCTCCGGTGAGGTGGTGATCCAGTCCATGTGGTCGCCGGCCGTGGCCGCGGTGCGCAGCCGCGGGGTGCCCTGCACCTACCAGCCGCTCGAAGAGGGTTACCGCGCCTGGGGCGGCGGTATCGGCCTGGCCAAGCACCTCAGCGGGCTGGAACTGGATGCCGCCTATGAATACATCGACTGGTACCTGTCGGGCTGGGTCGGGGCCTATCTGAACCGCCAGGGCTACTACAGCGCCGCGCCGGAGACCTCCAGGCAGTACATGAGCGCCGATGAGTGGGGCTTCTGGATGGAGGGCAAGGCTGCCCAGAGCGACATTCTCAGCCCCGACGGCAAGGTCATGGAGAAGGCCGGTGCGGTGCGTGATGGCGGCTCCTATGAGCAGCGCATGGGCAGCGTGGCCTGCTGGAACTCGGTGATGGACGAGAACCGCCACATGATCCGCAAGTGGAACGAATTCATCGTTTCCTGA
- a CDS encoding ABC transporter permease, whose translation MPLALTLLLFLVFPITVIVVVSFWDYDSYQLIPDFIFDNYRYLLSSPTTLQAYLNTFKYALLTWLITLLLGFTVAYYLAFHIRSNKVQTLLFLLCTIPFFTSNIIRMISWIPLLGRNGLVNGSLLGAGLIDQPLEFLLYSDFSIVLAYVHLYTLFMVVPIFNTMMRIDRRLLEAARDAGAQTWQILALVIVPLCKSGILIGSIFVLTLVMGDFVTVRIMGGGLHASVGVLIHNEISLLQYPAAAASAVVLLATVLLMLVVMFRLVDIRKEL comes from the coding sequence ATGCCGCTGGCGCTGACCCTGCTGCTGTTCCTGGTCTTTCCCATCACGGTGATCGTGGTGGTGAGCTTCTGGGACTACGACTCCTACCAGCTGATCCCGGACTTCATCTTTGATAACTACCGCTACCTGCTGTCCTCGCCGACCACCCTGCAGGCCTACCTGAATACCTTCAAGTACGCCCTGCTGACCTGGCTGATCACCCTGCTGCTGGGCTTTACCGTGGCCTATTACCTGGCCTTCCACATCCGCAGCAACAAGGTGCAGACCTTGCTGTTCCTGCTGTGCACCATCCCGTTCTTCACCTCCAACATCATCCGCATGATTTCCTGGATTCCGCTGCTGGGGCGCAATGGCCTGGTCAACGGCAGCCTGCTCGGCGCCGGGCTGATCGACCAGCCGCTGGAGTTTCTGCTGTACAGCGACTTTTCCATCGTGCTGGCCTACGTGCACCTGTACACCCTGTTCATGGTGGTACCGATCTTCAACACCATGATGCGCATCGACCGCCGCCTGCTCGAGGCGGCGCGGGATGCCGGGGCGCAGACCTGGCAGATCCTCGCGCTGGTGATCGTGCCGCTGTGCAAGTCGGGCATCCTCATCGGCAGCATCTTCGTGCTGACCCTGGTGATGGGCGATTTCGTCACCGTGCGCATCATGGGCGGCGGCCTACATGCCTCGGTCGGCGTGCTGATCCACAACGAGATCAGCCTGCTGCAGTACCCGGCGGCAGCGGCCAGTGCCGTGGTGCTGCTGGCCACGGTGCTGCTGATGCTGGTGGTGATGTTCCGCCTGGTGGATATCCGCAAGGAGCTATGA
- a CDS encoding ABC transporter permease yields MKITARPLSFYCLSLFFALFVLFLYGPTLTIGILSFQGPGGGLTFPMNGISLHWFHNLFQAQQVGDFAGAFSRSILLGIAVMACTLVFSVLAGFAYRRPFAGSQALFYLTLASLIIPSILVSLGIGLMFDRLGWEPIWYSSAFGAHLTWTLPFGLLIMFAVFNRFNRAYEMAARDLGASAWQTVRLIVLPLIAPSLFGVALFGFTLSYDEFARTLMVSGSFNTLPLEIFGMTTNVTTPVLYALGTLTTLFSLALIALVLLLMSLSQRMRKNP; encoded by the coding sequence ATGAAAATCACGGCACGGCCGTTGAGCTTCTATTGCCTGAGCCTGTTCTTCGCCCTGTTCGTGCTGTTTCTCTACGGCCCGACCCTGACCATCGGCATCCTCTCGTTCCAGGGGCCCGGCGGTGGGCTGACCTTTCCCATGAACGGCATCTCCCTGCACTGGTTTCACAACCTGTTCCAGGCCCAGCAGGTGGGCGATTTCGCCGGCGCCTTCAGCCGCTCGATTCTGCTCGGCATCGCGGTCATGGCCTGCACCCTGGTGTTCTCGGTGCTGGCCGGCTTCGCCTACCGGCGCCCGTTCGCCGGCAGCCAGGCCCTGTTCTACCTGACGTTGGCGAGCCTGATCATTCCCTCGATCCTGGTCAGCCTGGGCATCGGCCTGATGTTCGATCGCCTCGGCTGGGAGCCGATCTGGTACAGCTCGGCCTTTGGCGCGCACCTGACCTGGACCCTGCCGTTCGGCCTGCTGATCATGTTCGCGGTGTTCAACCGCTTCAACCGGGCCTACGAGATGGCGGCCCGCGACCTGGGCGCCAGTGCCTGGCAAACGGTGCGCCTGATCGTCCTGCCGCTGATTGCCCCGAGCCTGTTCGGCGTGGCGCTGTTCGGCTTCACCCTGTCCTACGACGAGTTCGCCCGCACCCTGATGGTCTCCGGCAGCTTCAATACCTTGCCGCTGGAAATCTTCGGCATGACCACCAACGTCACCACCCCGGTGCTCTACGCCCTGGGCACCCTGACCACGCTGTTCTCCCTGGCACTGATCGCGCTGGTGCTGCTGCTGATGAGCCTCAGCCAACGGATGAGAAAAAACCCATGA
- a CDS encoding aspartate/glutamate racemase family protein, with protein MKIRVINPNGSAGMARLLDTTCQGIKAPATQLSVIHLPGSVASIEGAADGVYAAYHLLGAMRQAQDEGVQGVVIACFDDTGLDAARELASGPVLGIGEAAMHAASMLSVRYSILTSLPRSIHIIERNMHGYGLQRRCANIHAADIPVLELERDPAHYLRLRDLGQRILRDDRSECLVMGCAGMSQWAQRLQEDLGVPVVDGVQVALKWVEALVQLGLGSSKSLSYAWPRNKAL; from the coding sequence ATGAAGATTCGCGTGATCAATCCCAACGGCTCGGCAGGTATGGCCCGGCTGCTGGACACCACCTGCCAGGGCATCAAGGCGCCGGCTACGCAGTTGAGCGTGATCCATCTGCCGGGCTCCGTGGCGAGTATCGAAGGCGCTGCCGATGGCGTGTACGCGGCGTATCACCTGCTGGGCGCGATGCGCCAGGCGCAGGACGAGGGTGTGCAAGGCGTGGTGATCGCCTGTTTCGATGACACCGGCCTGGATGCCGCCCGCGAACTGGCCAGCGGCCCGGTGCTGGGTATCGGCGAAGCGGCCATGCACGCGGCGAGCATGCTCAGTGTGCGTTACTCGATCCTGACCAGCCTGCCGCGCTCGATCCATATCATCGAGCGCAACATGCACGGTTACGGCCTGCAGCGGCGCTGCGCGAATATCCATGCGGCGGATATCCCGGTGCTGGAGCTGGAGCGCGACCCGGCCCATTACCTACGCTTGCGCGACCTGGGCCAGCGGATCCTGCGCGATGACCGCAGCGAATGCCTGGTGATGGGCTGCGCGGGCATGAGCCAGTGGGCGCAGCGCCTGCAGGAAGATCTCGGCGTGCCGGTGGTCGACGGCGTGCAGGTGGCGCTGAAATGGGTGGAGGCGCTGGTGCAGCTGGGCCTGGGCAGCAGCAAGAGCCTGAGCTATGCCTGGCCGCGCAACAAGGCGCTGTAA
- the puuE gene encoding allantoinase PuuE, which yields MIQSHPHYPRDLRGYAGHPPQPKWPGNARIAVQFVLNIEEGSESCVLHGDPQSETFLSEIVGAQSFADRHMSMESMYEYGSRAGVWRILDEFQRRDLPLTAFAVAMALERCPEITQALVARNHEIASHGWRWLHYQNVPADLEREHLQRAVQLITRLTGAAPLGWYTGRDSPNTRRLVVEQGGFLYDSDYYGDDLPLWSTVETRDGTRQPHLIVPYTLDANDMRFSSPGGFNSGDQFFAYLRDTFDVLYAEGETAPKMMSVGLHARLIGRPGRFRALQRFLDHIESHDRVWVARRADIARHWVEHHPYQP from the coding sequence ATGATCCAGTCCCATCCACACTATCCCCGGGATCTGCGCGGTTACGCAGGCCACCCGCCGCAGCCAAAATGGCCGGGAAATGCGCGAATCGCCGTACAGTTCGTGCTCAACATCGAGGAAGGCAGCGAGAGCTGCGTGTTGCACGGGGACCCGCAGAGCGAAACCTTTCTTTCCGAAATCGTCGGTGCGCAGAGCTTCGCCGATCGCCACATGAGCATGGAGTCGATGTACGAATACGGCTCCCGCGCGGGGGTGTGGCGCATCCTCGATGAGTTCCAGCGCCGCGACCTGCCGCTGACCGCCTTTGCCGTCGCCATGGCCCTGGAGCGCTGCCCGGAAATCACCCAGGCGCTGGTCGCACGCAACCACGAGATCGCCAGTCACGGCTGGCGCTGGCTGCATTATCAGAATGTGCCGGCCGACCTCGAGCGCGAGCACCTCCAGCGCGCGGTGCAGCTGATCACCCGCCTTACCGGCGCTGCACCGCTCGGCTGGTACACCGGCCGCGACAGCCCCAACACGCGGCGCCTGGTGGTCGAGCAGGGCGGCTTTCTCTACGACAGCGATTATTACGGCGACGACTTGCCGCTATGGAGCACCGTAGAGACCCGCGACGGTACCCGCCAGCCCCACCTGATCGTGCCCTATACCCTCGACGCCAATGACATGCGCTTCTCCAGCCCGGGCGGATTCAACAGCGGCGACCAGTTCTTCGCCTACCTGAGGGACACCTTCGACGTGCTCTACGCCGAGGGCGAAACGGCGCCGAAAATGATGTCGGTTGGTCTGCACGCGCGCCTGATCGGTCGCCCCGGGCGCTTCCGTGCGCTGCAGCGTTTCCTCGATCACATCGAAAGCCATGATCGCGTCTGGGTGGCGCGCCGGGCCGATATCGCCCGCCACTGGGTCGAGCACCACCCTTACCAGCCGTAG
- a CDS encoding GNAT family N-acetyltransferase, which produces MSEQGSTTTFYLEMHGPEQVRGKPLPDDLQVVECRIKQFQLNRFLYQLVGEPWAWTDKLAWSDAQWREAIESDDHRTWVAYHEGAIAGYYELQRDAEGAVEILYFGLAAAFFGRGFGGPLLTHALQSAWAWPGTRRVWVHTCSLDHPSALANYQARGLRLYHQEPAG; this is translated from the coding sequence ATGAGCGAGCAGGGCAGCACCACCACCTTCTACCTGGAAATGCACGGCCCCGAGCAGGTGCGCGGCAAACCCCTGCCCGATGACCTGCAGGTGGTCGAGTGCCGGATCAAGCAGTTCCAGCTCAACCGCTTCCTCTACCAGCTGGTCGGCGAGCCCTGGGCGTGGACGGACAAGCTGGCCTGGTCGGACGCGCAGTGGCGCGAAGCGATCGAAAGCGACGATCACCGCACCTGGGTGGCCTACCACGAGGGCGCCATCGCCGGTTACTACGAACTGCAGCGCGATGCCGAGGGCGCGGTGGAGATTCTCTATTTCGGCCTGGCCGCCGCCTTCTTCGGCCGCGGCTTCGGTGGCCCGCTGCTGACCCACGCGCTGCAGTCCGCCTGGGCCTGGCCTGGCACCCGGCGGGTGTGGGTGCACACCTGCAGCCTCGACCACCCCAGTGCGCTGGCCAATTATCAGGCGCGAGGCCTCAGGCTTTACCATCAGGAACCTGCGGGCTGA